Proteins from a genomic interval of Pseudodesulfovibrio nedwellii:
- a CDS encoding ATP-binding protein produces the protein MYLSTRFITGIVVFVLMLFSLTAMVYQQSHKTLKDRVEHDGMLVANFISNNIHNNFTFIEEDLKLFLISTIKDTPMYSQPLKEIFTKSLLTRRFIQFFETEYGYRLYEKVTIFDNMGNVIVSTDETTDGISQKIKLQEKIDEETGLTLMQNINGQQKLSLAIKIRNAHKDVVGVIQAVCSVASLVRGGGMNLKNMNARQIDLLTQNGTMLYSTALHTPFMQFPDRLLLEKILRGERTFVRTNANGIKELIIALPHSHLSSEKFDKVLLLYLDYNTLFQPVLQLRIWIGVGAFALILIAAVFFILVRNITIREANASALVKNEKLLQSILTGIEALVIFVDKKTHTITWANSMSNELLGIPAEEIVGEKCYKYICHCEKSKQEHECPAGDKKTLHTEFTLQKRNHTIIPIMKTVLNAQINDRPHYIAIIFDITRRKTVERQLVQAQKLESVGNLAAGIAHEINTPSQYISENLRFINTAMNSLRHFYDIFQRFSLKEGDLAHAEIVEQLKRHGENTDMDYLLEEVPQALSQSLEGIQNITDIVQAMKRFAHPGNRKKMMADINESLKKTSIVCRNEWKYHAELVYDLDETLPMVECRINDINQVFLNLIVNAAHAVSTKLKGTKGKGTITLTTLQENDDVIIAVKDTGTGIPAPLLDRIFDPFFTTKEVGTGTGQGLAISYSIIKEGHDGTITVDSDEGIGTKFTLRLPIKAQGDSDG, from the coding sequence ATGTACCTGTCCACCCGATTTATCACAGGAATTGTCGTTTTTGTCCTCATGCTGTTCAGCCTAACTGCCATGGTTTACCAGCAAAGCCATAAAACTCTCAAAGACCGTGTCGAGCATGACGGGATGCTGGTGGCAAATTTCATATCAAACAACATTCATAACAACTTCACGTTCATTGAAGAAGACCTGAAGCTCTTTTTGATCTCTACGATAAAGGATACGCCCATGTATTCTCAACCATTGAAAGAGATCTTCACCAAAAGTCTTCTCACGCGTCGTTTCATCCAATTTTTCGAAACGGAATACGGATACCGCCTCTACGAAAAAGTTACGATCTTCGACAACATGGGAAATGTCATTGTTTCCACAGATGAAACGACCGACGGCATATCTCAGAAAATCAAGTTGCAAGAAAAGATTGATGAAGAAACCGGCCTCACCCTTATGCAAAATATCAACGGGCAACAAAAACTGAGCCTTGCCATCAAAATTCGCAACGCGCACAAAGATGTTGTCGGTGTCATACAGGCCGTATGTTCTGTAGCATCCCTTGTCAGGGGAGGTGGCATGAACCTCAAAAACATGAACGCTCGACAAATCGACCTCCTCACCCAAAATGGAACAATGCTTTATTCAACGGCATTGCACACTCCATTTATGCAGTTCCCGGACCGTCTGTTATTGGAAAAGATATTACGAGGAGAACGGACGTTCGTTCGAACAAATGCCAACGGGATCAAGGAATTAATCATCGCCCTGCCTCATTCTCATTTGTCCTCAGAAAAATTCGACAAGGTTCTGCTCCTTTACCTTGATTACAACACTCTTTTCCAACCAGTCTTACAACTACGCATATGGATTGGTGTAGGAGCCTTTGCCTTAATTTTGATCGCTGCTGTGTTCTTCATTCTTGTTAGAAACATCACCATCCGAGAAGCGAACGCCTCAGCTCTCGTAAAAAATGAAAAACTTCTTCAGAGCATTCTCACCGGCATCGAAGCCCTTGTCATATTCGTCGATAAAAAAACACACACGATCACATGGGCAAATTCCATGAGCAATGAACTTCTCGGAATCCCCGCAGAAGAAATAGTCGGCGAAAAATGTTATAAATACATCTGCCATTGCGAAAAAAGCAAACAGGAGCATGAGTGCCCTGCAGGTGACAAAAAGACATTGCACACCGAATTCACGCTACAAAAGAGAAACCACACGATCATCCCCATAATGAAGACCGTACTCAACGCCCAAATAAATGACCGACCTCATTATATTGCCATAATATTCGACATCACTCGGAGAAAAACCGTCGAACGACAACTTGTACAGGCGCAAAAACTTGAGAGTGTCGGCAACTTGGCTGCGGGTATCGCACATGAAATCAATACGCCTTCACAATACATTTCTGAAAACCTCAGGTTCATCAATACTGCAATGAACTCTTTAAGACACTTTTACGATATATTTCAACGATTCAGCCTGAAAGAAGGAGACTTGGCACACGCTGAAATAGTCGAACAGCTCAAAAGACACGGGGAAAACACCGACATGGACTATCTCCTTGAAGAAGTCCCTCAAGCCTTGTCTCAATCTCTTGAAGGAATCCAAAACATCACAGACATCGTCCAAGCCATGAAACGCTTTGCCCACCCAGGCAACCGTAAAAAAATGATGGCTGATATCAACGAATCTCTCAAAAAAACCAGCATAGTGTGCCGAAACGAGTGGAAATATCATGCAGAACTGGTCTATGATCTTGATGAAACTCTGCCTATGGTTGAATGCAGAATTAATGACATCAACCAGGTATTTCTCAATCTCATTGTCAATGCGGCACACGCTGTCTCTACAAAACTCAAGGGGACTAAAGGAAAAGGCACGATAACACTGACGACTTTACAAGAAAACGATGATGTCATCATAGCCGTCAAGGACACTGGAACGGGAATACCCGCTCCTCTTCTTGATCGAATCTTTGATCCATTTTTCACCACCAAAGAGGTGGGCACGGGAACAGGACAAGGATTGGCTATCAGTTATTCCATCATCAAAGAAGGACACGACGGAACAATTACCGTCGACAGCGACGAGGGCATAGGTACCAAATTCACCCTTCGATTACCGATAAAAGCACAAGGAGACTCCGATGGATGA
- a CDS encoding ABC transporter substrate-binding protein, with protein MNRSMIFICTILLAAFFGLNITGCSQPESLRIGTILILTDQNGERLSVEVEMLNGMQMAIKEINEEGGILGTKIELIHKDCQGDPELAKKQFREIAAQSPAAVITIYTHITAALVPLATELKTIQLATMATGEGITDNAPYSFRYWPQSSDEGRAILPLVDKLRVRKLGLINIDNAYGNSVSNELSRLLTTKEVTTQKIVYNKINPSLHERLKAFVDCDAISFTCFPSDIEPLAKAIREEYPNMPLIGPNSISSSHYLKNPIFDGIYVAAPLVYNPASPYLGNVGTRFEETYGLPLSQYSAIGYDIITLLTQIIGKNGASPDAIKNTFEAGFVFPGLFGDVVNAQGSHHMTYQLIPAKIKNQKLKYQRR; from the coding sequence ATGAATCGGTCCATGATATTTATATGTACAATACTACTGGCCGCATTCTTCGGCCTGAATATCACAGGATGTTCGCAACCCGAATCTCTCCGAATTGGTACCATTTTGATCCTGACAGATCAAAATGGCGAACGGCTTTCAGTAGAAGTAGAAATGCTCAACGGCATGCAGATGGCAATTAAAGAAATCAATGAAGAAGGGGGTATCCTCGGTACAAAAATTGAATTGATACATAAAGATTGCCAAGGGGACCCGGAACTGGCCAAAAAACAATTTCGAGAAATCGCTGCGCAATCTCCCGCTGCTGTCATCACCATATACACTCATATAACCGCAGCCCTTGTTCCTCTCGCCACAGAATTAAAAACCATTCAATTAGCAACCATGGCAACAGGCGAAGGCATCACGGACAATGCACCGTACTCATTCAGATATTGGCCTCAATCTTCGGATGAAGGCCGGGCCATTTTACCTCTGGTCGATAAACTCAGGGTCCGAAAACTCGGACTAATCAACATCGACAATGCATATGGAAACTCTGTTTCAAACGAACTCTCAAGGCTGCTGACCACAAAAGAAGTGACAACACAAAAGATTGTCTACAACAAAATAAATCCTTCATTACACGAACGGCTTAAAGCCTTTGTCGACTGCGACGCCATCAGTTTCACGTGCTTCCCAAGTGATATTGAACCGTTGGCCAAGGCCATACGTGAAGAGTACCCCAATATGCCCCTTATCGGTCCAAACAGTATTTCAAGCTCTCACTATCTCAAAAATCCCATTTTTGACGGGATCTATGTTGCAGCGCCACTCGTCTATAACCCAGCCTCTCCCTACCTCGGAAATGTTGGAACAAGATTTGAAGAAACATACGGACTCCCTCTGAGCCAATACTCTGCCATCGGCTACGATATTATCACATTGCTCACACAGATTATCGGCAAAAATGGAGCGTCTCCTGACGCCATCAAGAACACCTTTGAAGCGGGATTTGTTTTCCCTGGACTCTTCGGTGATGTGGTCAATGCCCAAGGGTCGCATCATATGACGTACCAGCTCATCCCAGCAAAAATAAAAAATCAAAAGCTGAAATACCAAAGGCGTTAG